DNA from Brassica napus cultivar Da-Ae chromosome C4, Da-Ae, whole genome shotgun sequence:
TTTTTTAAAGGCAAACTGCCTCATTAcacaatacaataaaatatttattgtttaaaatatctTCAACGGTCtccttctcttttcttcttcttctttgcttcacAAGTCTGGTCTTCTGATTCTAAACTCAAGTCTGGTGAtccttataaagccttataaaaccttataaaaccttataagtattTTCAAGtttggcagcttaattctcaagtctagcagctTAATtatgcttcatgtcaacactctccctcaagcttgaccatgtggaacaagacAAGCTTGGAAGCCATGAAGTATTTCCTCATTAAAACTTCAACTAGGTAAAATCCTTTGGGAGAAAACTCAagtcaaggaaaaagagtataaCACTTCATGAAGGAGAGATCATTGACATGATaggtctatgagtcccaattttGGCTGAATGAACTCACATACCTTAgtgcttgctgccttggtgaagatatcagctagctgatcttcactccttgtgtagcacggcaATATGAACTTATGCTCCACGGCTTGtctcactttgtggcaatctACCTCTATATGTTTGGTCttttcatggaagactgagttgctaGTACCTCTATATGTTTGGTCttttcatggaagactgagttgctagcaatgtgtatagcagcctggttatcacaatgcatcgtGATTGGCGTTGTAACTTCAATTCCCAAGTCCTTAAGAAGTCCCTTGATCCAAATCAACTCGCTTGTGAGCTTCCTCATAGCTCTATATTCTGcatcagcacttgaacaagacaccaccttctgcttcttgctcttccatgttacCAAATTACCTCCAATGAAGgtacaatatccagtagttgatctcctatcaactcgatctcctgcccaatccgcatcacagtacccAACAATCTCAGTGCTtctattgcatcccatccatactccttgtcCTGATGCCTCTCTTAGGTACCTGAGAATCCTCTCAACCATGTTGCAGTGGTGTACctttggagcttgcatgtgttggcttacttggtttactgcaaagcatacatctggtcgggtaatggtaagataaatgagTTTTCCCACCATTCTCCTATAGTGCTTTACATCTTCATATgacttgtcttcaatctccccctcacgcatcACTTTGTATCTTTCCTCTAAAGGTGTTTTGGCAGCTCTTCCACCAAGATCTCCAGCCTCATTTAGTAACTCAAGGGTGTATTTCCTTTGAGATAGAAACAACCTTTCCTTAGACCTACACATCTCGATCCCTATGAAGTATTTGAGTTCTCCCAAGTCCTTGATATCAAATGAAGCCTTAAGGAACGCTTTGGTCGAGATGATCCCTTCTTTGTCACTGTCCgtgatgataatgtcatcaacatagatgagaatGACAATGATTCCTTGCTGGCTAGTGAGAGTGAATAGGGTATGATCAGCTTCAGACTTGACAAAACCTCTTCCATTGAGTGTGGTGCTTAGTTTGTggtaccacgctcttggtgattgtttcaaaccatagatggctttcttcagccACAATACATTTCCTGGTTTGGTAAGGTGTTCCATACCAGGTGGTGGTCTCATGTAGAcctcatcttctaactctccttgtagaaaagtattcttgacatccatttgccacTGATCCCATTCTAAGTTCACAGCCAATGAGTACAATTTGTATCGTGtgaagcttagctactggtgcaaaggtgtcaaGGTAATCTTCACCATAGACTTGAGTGTAGCCTCTTGCAACAAGtctggttttttttctttctggttGCCCATTAGCCAagtacttgatagtgaataGTAACATGCTTGTGACAGCCTTCTTGCCTTTGGAAAGTTCACTCTCAAACCAAGTTCCATTTTGGATCATGGCACTGACTTCATCATCTACTGAGTCTCTCCATTCCTTTCTCTTCATTGCCTCCTCAtaggtcctcggaatatactctTGATCTATGTTGGTGATGAAGGCTTGATGATCTCTTGGATAGTAAGCAAGGGAGCAAGTTACTTGAGTGGGATGGGCTACTGCTTGACTGTTGAAATACTTCCAATTTGATGGACGCTTTCTCacccttgtgcttctcctaagCGGCTGGACCTCTCCAACAATCTTAGCTTCAACTTCATTTTGTTGATCTGATTCCTCTTGTTGTTGGCTTTCATCCTAATCATGAACCTCTTGCTCTTGATCAGTAGTTTGCGGATCCTCTTGACCCATGTGTGGTTCCTCTTGACTAGTAGACGAATCCTCTTGATTCCCCCCTTCAGGATTAGGATGAAAAGCCTCTTCAGCCGCATCCATACCATTGGCTTGATCTAAACTAtttgttgaaccaatagttcTTTCATTTGGTGTCATGATGATACCTAGGCTCTCCATGATAATCCGTAGGTTGTTTGCCCTATCTGAGGCCACTTGGGATAGATCCTTGAGATTGTCCCaactcttctcctcataatagcCTCTAGATTCCAAAAACTTGACCTCTCTGGATACTAAGACTCTTCTTGTCTCTGGAGAGTAGCATTTGTAACCTTTTTGAGTGGTAGAATACCCAATGAACACTGCCTTTGTGCTTCTGGCCTCAAGTTTGTTCCTATGATCACCTGTTTGCAATACATAGCACAAGCACCTAAATACCCGTAAATGGTCAATAGatggttttcttttgttcaattCCTCATAAGGTGTGGCATCATCAAGGACTCTTGTTGGAgttcggttgatgagatagcatgttttcatgactgcatcactccagaacctcTTAGGCATGTCGGTAtagaacatcatggacctggccacttccatcagatgtcggtttttcctctcagctacaccattttgttgtggagtgtaagggCAGCTGGTTTGATGACTTATTCCATGCTTGGCCAAGTGGAATTTGAAAGCTGTGCTTGTATAttcccctccattatctgacctgaatactttgatcttaacattgaaCTGATTAGTTATGTAGCTCTAgaagtttataaatgcatctaGTACTCTATCTTAGATGGTATCATAGTCAGCCatgtatatttagatttttggtCTATGAAGGTGACAAAATATCTATGATTTTCCCTAGAAGTGCATGGTGCAGTCCAGACATCAGAgtgtataagatcaaagcatttctcataGATAGTAGATGCTTGGAAAACACAGTCTTGCAATGTTTGCCAAGAATACATGCTTCACAGCCatcatttttgaaataaacattagGCAATAACAGGTTAAGTGCTCTAGAATGGGGATGGCCTaacctagcatgccacaatacaTCATTTTCTAAGACAAGGATTGAACTAAAAGCATAAGGTAAACATGATCTAGTTTTGGTGTCTTCAAGCAGGTACAAGTCCCCTTTAGTAACACCCTTTCCGATCATCTTAAgagtctcaatatcctgaaacacaacatcattaggactaaaaataACCTTGCAGTTAAGATCAGTGGCAACcttcttgacagataatagattataTGCAAAAGATCacatataaaatgctttagtATCTTTCTCAAATAGTTTCAAGTTTCCTACACCTTTTATTGGTATGTTGTcgccatttgcaatcataacattacCTAAGGCAGACTTAACATTACTGATTAACCtagcatcactaatcatgtggtgAGAATCTATAACTACTGGCTTAAAGCTATCAGATGCATTCAAGGTTGTAACAAGAGCATTGGACAGTTTATAAGAGGCATTCAAAGATAAACCAAATGTGTTACTAGAGTTCTCCTTGAGGgctttgatgagagcatcaaggtcagACCTCTTGATTGACTCATCTTGGGTAGTCCTCATGATAGAACAGCCATTGAATCCCAAGGTCTTCCCTTCTCCAGCCGCAACCGAGTTCATGGGACGAGGAGTAGATGGCTCGCCCATTTCACCAGAGAAATTCCCCCTTGCATCAGAGTAAGGTGTCCTGAACTTCTgaggcttgaggtgtgggtgaaggatccagcatttGTCTTTACCGTGACCTTTTTTCTTGCAATGGtcacacacccacactttcttGTCTTCTGGCTTGTAATACCCCTAGTTAGCTATGCCCTCATGTTTGTGCTCATTTCCTTCAGTCTTGTTAGCTATGATGAGGTCTCCTTTGCCACCAAAGAGTCCCActgagccttgctccttttgaATCTGAGCACAAAGCTCCTCAAGTGATGGAAGCTTCTCACTTCTTAGAATGTGTTTGATTAGATCACTATAACCCGGGTTGAAAGTGAACAGCAaagcaaagaccttatcttgctcctTCCTCTCATTAAGTACATCCGGATCAAGACTGGCTGGTCTTAGCATCTCTAACTCGGCCCACAACGATCTGAACTTCCCAAAATGCTTGGAAAATTCAGTGTCCTCTTGACTGAGAGTGTTGATAGCCCTCTTGACTTTAAACACCCTACTGATGTTAGATATATTGCCATATACCTTCtggagagtatcccacagctccttggaagtttcacagtAGGAGTAAGCTTCCAAGATAGAGGTTTCAAGACTATTTTGAATAATGGAAAGGACCATGAGATCCTTCTGACTTCTCTTCCCACCTTCTTCAGCTGCAGCAACAACTTCTTtaccatcctctcctaggatgGTCTTCTTGGTGTCTTTGCCGTCAACAACATACTCCCAAAGACCTCTGCCTCCAAGAGCGGTTTTGACAAGTCTAGACCACAgtaagtagttggttcccttgaggGTAACCGGAATAGACACGGATTTAAAGACATTAGTGTAGGAGTTTTccatttttggtaagttttAGGTCTGGAAATGAAGAACAActcaagaacaggatgaactTTACCAAAAAATAGAAAGGAAAAATCAGAGATTTGCGGAAGTAAAGAGAATAGAGTAGAGAAGAATGAATCTCAGGAGCTtacttgctctgataccatgaaagaatgTGAGGATAAAGAGATTTATATGAAGAACATTGAAgaacacagagagagagagaaagtagatctgaGAAAAACTATATTCCCTTAATTTAAATTGTGGATCTAGATACAAGTCTTTTAAAGTCAAGttgactcagtacacaatacaaaaaaatttatattgtttaaaatatctCCAACGgtccttctctcttcttcttcctctttgcgTCTTCTGATTCTAAACTCAAGTCTGGTGAtccttataaagccttataaaaccttataaaatcttataagtattttcaaatctggcagcttaattctcaagtctagcagctTAATTATGTTTCATGTCAACACGCGATTCCAGCTCCTAGGGGAGGCGAAGTTCAGATGGGTGGTTTTCATATTGCTATATCCATGAGACCATGACCGAGTCTGGTGGTTTTGAAACTAGGAGTAGGGTTCCAAGAGAGTATGCAAGAGGACGAAGAAAATGTGAGTGTGACGGAGGAGCCAACACCATTATAACACACATAATATTATAGAAGTTGTGAAGTATATATTTCTGTAAGTAACTTTCAATATTGTAAAAGTTGTATCATGTAAAACAATGAGATGTGCGTCCTATTTGTATATAAATGATTCTCACGCAAAGTCCCTTCCAAATCAAAAGAGTCAACTTTTACTAAAAATGGCTACGACAAATCTCATAGCCACAAGCAACGCCGTCagattcttctcctcctcctcctccttagGCAATCCAAACCACTTCTTGTCTCGTCGTTTGTCACAGACGACTCATAGAGACAGAGTCCAAACTTCTTGTTGTTATCGTAAGATGTCGTTGGAAGCTGTGAAACCGGTTGTTAAGACTGAGACCACTGGGGGGATTGGAATCGTCCGTTTCTTGAGAGGGAAGAGCTATTTTGTTACAGGTGCAACAGGGTTTCTTGGCAAAggttacaaaacaaaaaaaaaccttataAACCTAAAACATAGACATTTCTACTTGTCCAAGTAAACTGATTAATTTTTCGTGGCTTGGAGAATTATTTGTTGCAGTGTTGGTTGAGAAACTGTTGAGAGAAAGTCCTGAGATAGGGAAGATTTTTATTCTGATGAAATCCAAAGATCAAGAATCAGCCATCAAAAGACTCTATGATGAGGTTTCTTGGTTAAACATTTAATTACATTTTCAACTTCTTTAGTTATTTTCTAGATTTTGTATCGCTCAGATCATCAGCTCGGATCTGTTCAAGCTTCTGAAGCAAATGCATGGGAGCTCATATGAAGCTTTCATGAAGAGCAAGTTGATTCCAGTAACTGGAGACATCGGAGAGGAGAATCTAGGGATGGATTCCGAAACAGCAGACCAGATTAGTGAGGAGATTGATGTCATTATAAACACTGCTGGACGTACAACATTCGACGACAGGTGTTTGTTCTAGCTTTTCTTTTCATTGCTTACAAACTAACTGCACCAATGATTAAAGAACACACGGAAGCAGATACGACGCTGCCCTAAGTGTAAATTCTCTTGGACCTGATAGGCTCTTAAGCTTCGGAGAGGAATGCAAGAAACTGAAACTTTTGCTTCACGTTTCAACTGGTATTgacttagattttttttttttttttggttaaggaAAGTTTAGGAAATTGATTTCTATTATGTTATATAGCTTTTGTGACTGGTAAGAGAGAGGGAACAGTACTAGAGACTCCTCTCTACATTGGGAAAAACATAACTTCTGAGTTAAAAATCGAAAACGAGGTGAAACTAGCTTCAGAAGCTGCAAGAAAGTTCCATGGCAGTGAAAAATCCAAGAAACTGAAAGAACTTGGTTTTGAAAGGTGAAAATCAAAAGAGAtaattactttatgtatctactTAATAGCTGGTCCTGAAATTTTGGATactataaacattttaatttagtGTTAActctttaaaatttgatttagaGGATCAAAGCGTATGTTTCATCTGAAAATTTCGGTGTGATATTATGATGAGAAATCAGAGCTCAAAGCTATGGATGGGAAAAGGCTTACACATTCACAAAAGCCATGGGTGAGTCTTTACTTCACAGCAATCGAGGAGACTTGCCTGTAGTGATCATAAGGCCTAGTGTTATAGAAAGCTCCTACAAGGAGCCTTTCCCTGGCTGGCTCCAAGGAATAAGGTTAATTATTTTACTTCTCAAAGACAAAAAGGACTTACTAGATTAGCTTTTGTTCTTATTGACATATTTAACAAAATTACAGGATGACTGCTCCATTAATCTTGGGAAATGGAAAAGACCAGATTCCTGACTTGTTTGGAGATTATCAATCTTCTTGTGATGTTATACCTGTTGATATGGTTGCTAATGCAATAATAGCAGTCATGGCGAAACATGGTTGTGGTAATGTACCAGAGGTCAAAGTTTACAATGTTACTTCAACATCTCATGCGCATCCCCTGCGAATGGGCGAGATTATGGACTTCTCTTATCAACATCTGTGTGACTCTCCACTGACTGAGACCACAACAAAAGTATTTGAGCTTATGAAATTCCACAGTTCCTTAGAGGAGTTCACCTCTTCTGTTTCCAAAGCAATAAGGAAACAAGAAAGAGCGATGAagaatggagaagaagaagcagagtcACATACCACATTGAGCATGAAGGGGAAGAGGAAGCTAAAGTATTTTGTGTCCTTAGCAAAAACATATCAGCCTTACATGTTCTTTCAAGCTCGGTAGATAACATTACTTGGACTTGGTTGATTTATTAAGCTATCCGATTACTAAcatatagtaaatatatatatactaggtttGATGACACTAATACAAGGAGTCTGCTAAATGAGTTGTCAGTGGAAGAGAGAAAGATGTTCGAGTTTGATGGCAGTTGCATTGATTGGGAGCATTACTTTATCAACATTCATCTTCCAGGTCTCAAAATGGAACTCTTTCGTCAAATATCCAGTTAAAAAGAGTGATTTAAGAGACAAACTGATGCAACACATCCTTATCCAGTTATGTGTTGGTGTTTGATGTGTTCTccaatttaaattggtttatatgttttcttttgcCCTAAAAAGTGTTGTTTCCGTTTTGTTAAGTTTGTTTATAGCTTTAGAAAATGTTAGAAACTATGTAGGAAACCAATGAATCTTTGTTTTTTACATTCAATagtgtttttgaaattttttaattaaaacggAAAACTCAAGTTTTTCACAGGACTATATACAATAATGTTGTTGAATAATTGATTCAATGGTTGAACTAATGCAATGAAAGTGTTGATAAAATGACATAGATTAATTAAACTGAGTTGTATTTTCTCAAAATgttaaatgaacaaaaaatgaGACCACCAATGCCACATGACATGTTTCTATTGGATATTGTAATTTtgagtattttaaattttttgttatttaaaatcattttttataacaagttaatttattatatattattatattctataaataaaaacttgtttATCTGATTTAGAtgcataataaaaaattaaataaaatagtagGTCAGGAcattgaattttatttaaaaaaaaattataatataaaatttagatgTGTACTAAATTATGATGTGAAAGAAAACGAATGATTtggagtattaaaaaaaaaaattaggtgttgaaaataaaaatcattgtACATTAGTTAAAAGCTTTGTATTCCACAGTACTAAGAGGAGTACTATCTCAACGTTTGTCCTCTTCCATTCCTAACCGTCTCCAACATATCCGAATTATTGTGGGAGTTTTCTCGAAGATCTCTTAATCCCATTCGTTACATAGCTTCTAGTACTCCATCACAAACTTCGTTACTTGTGTCTCATTGTGTCATCTATCTTTATGAATTTTCAGGTTGATCAATCAACATTTGACTTTAGGATGTTCACCTAAAATCCAATTGAACCACAAAGTGAAGTTACATTTCAAGTTCCTGACCACAAATTATATTTccttaatataattattatgcaTGCGGTtattaaccaaaccaaatcgAATGTTCGATTTTCGGTTCAGTTCCCTTAAGAAGTTCGATCTGATTCggcaagttaaaaaaaattcggTAGTCTATTAGCTCTTCTAAGACCTGGTTAGCTTCTTTCTCTCATTGATTTTTTTCGATTCTCACAAACAAATTTGAACGTTCGTATTCAGACCCTGAATATGTTGTAATGTTGCAGGACGCTTCGACATATTGCTATATGTGGGACCTCTTAAAGAAGCTGATGGTGAAGCAATACTCAAGATTCATCTGCGGAAAATCCCATGCAGCTCTGATATTT
Protein-coding regions in this window:
- the LOC106445232 gene encoding fatty acyl-CoA reductase 6, chloroplastic isoform X1, yielding MRCASYLYINDSHAKSLPNQKSQLLLKMATTNLIATSNAVRFFSSSSSLGNPNHFLSRRLSQTTHRDRVQTSCCYRKMSLEAVKPVVKTETTGGIGIVRFLRGKSYFVTGATGFLGKVLVEKLLRESPEIGKIFILMKSKDQESAIKRLYDEIISSDLFKLLKQMHGSSYEAFMKSKLIPVTGDIGEENLGMDSETADQISEEIDVIINTAGRTTFDDRYDAALSVNSLGPDRLLSFGEECKKLKLLLHVSTAFVTGKREGTVLETPLYIGKNITSELKIENEVKLASEAARKFHGSEKSKKLKELGFERAQSYGWEKAYTFTKAMGESLLHSNRGDLPVVIIRPSVIESSYKEPFPGWLQGIRMTAPLILGNGKDQIPDLFGDYQSSCDVIPVDMVANAIIAVMAKHGCGNVPEVKVYNVTSTSHAHPLRMGEIMDFSYQHLCDSPLTETTTKVFELMKFHSSLEEFTSSVSKAIRKQERAMKNGEEEAESHTTLSMKGKRKLKYFVSLAKTYQPYMFFQARFDDTNTRSLLNELSVEERKMFEFDGSCIDWEHYFINIHLPGLKMELFRQISS
- the LOC106445232 gene encoding fatty acyl-CoA reductase 6, chloroplastic isoform X2, with translation MRCASYLYINDSHAKSLPNQKSQLLLKMATTNLIATSNAVRFFSSSSSLGNPNHFLSRRLSQTTHRDRVQTSCCYRKMSLEAVKPVVKTETTGGIGIVRFLRGKSYFVTGATGFLGKVLVEKLLRESPEIGKIFILMKSKDQESAIKRLYDEIISSDLFKLLKQMHGSSYEAFMKSKLIPVTGDIGEENLGMDSETADQISEEIDVIINTAGRTTFDDRLLSFGEECKKLKLLLHVSTAFVTGKREGTVLETPLYIGKNITSELKIENEVKLASEAARKFHGSEKSKKLKELGFERAQSYGWEKAYTFTKAMGESLLHSNRGDLPVVIIRPSVIESSYKEPFPGWLQGIRMTAPLILGNGKDQIPDLFGDYQSSCDVIPVDMVANAIIAVMAKHGCGNVPEVKVYNVTSTSHAHPLRMGEIMDFSYQHLCDSPLTETTTKVFELMKFHSSLEEFTSSVSKAIRKQERAMKNGEEEAESHTTLSMKGKRKLKYFVSLAKTYQPYMFFQARFDDTNTRSLLNELSVEERKMFEFDGSCIDWEHYFINIHLPGLKMELFRQISS